One Acetobacterium sp. KB-1 DNA segment encodes these proteins:
- a CDS encoding Veg family protein, producing MPKATIMDIRREVENCLGKRVKLEAHKSKKKLYQKEGVIESTYPSIFTVRVQEDKRKEQKLSFSYSDLLTQSVKIVLLDENETDGALLVS from the coding sequence ATGCCAAAAGCAACCATTATGGACATTAGACGCGAGGTGGAAAATTGTCTTGGTAAACGAGTCAAACTTGAAGCACATAAAAGCAAGAAAAAACTCTACCAAAAAGAAGGGGTAATTGAAAGCACTTATCCCAGTATTTTTACCGTTCGAGTTCAAGAAGATAAAAGAAAAGAACAGAAATTGTCTTTTAGTTATTCTGATCTTTTAACTCAAAGTGTAAAAATTGTATTACTAGATGAGAATGAAACGGATGGCGCACTGTTAGTTTCATAA
- a CDS encoding MATE family efflux transporter → MKETVVNSKERQKQSILADNLWKVMFNVSWPAIIAMVLYGLNSILDAIFVGQFVGEVALAGVSVAYPLAQISVAFGSLVGVGAGSVLSIALGKQDKQVQEKLMGNVNLLALLITILYMVITLIFSKQLLTFMGGSGESLVFGDAYFRATIWGAFFWIYGLAGNMIVRAEGKMKSAAVMMGAGLVINVIANYILMGVFNFGVVGAAWGTNIGMLVYTLIGWFYFGKGFSTFKTKMLSLSWDKEIGTTIIRLGLPSLIMSFMSLIQAVLVFNALAKYGTTADIAFYGVVYRIFTFLMTPIFGLMRALQPVIGINYGAGQYDRVISSYKIFALSAMLLTLPFWIISMISPESILGLMLADQVFEVTLLGYFRIYMAILPPLSIIFMAMTLFPSIGKGKPAALIGIARQLVFYVPVMLFLPGIVGVAGIYYGSFAIDVVIVVWTAFMVRKEFNLLRTRAQEVRLTT, encoded by the coding sequence ATGAAAGAAACAGTTGTAAATAGTAAAGAACGACAAAAGCAGTCAATCTTAGCCGACAACCTGTGGAAGGTCATGTTTAATGTTTCCTGGCCGGCCATCATCGCGATGGTTCTTTATGGCTTGAATTCTATCCTGGACGCAATCTTTGTCGGCCAATTTGTCGGCGAAGTCGCTCTGGCTGGGGTTTCAGTGGCCTATCCACTTGCGCAAATCAGTGTCGCTTTTGGCTCCCTTGTTGGCGTCGGCGCCGGTTCTGTCCTCAGCATTGCTTTAGGCAAACAGGACAAGCAAGTCCAGGAAAAGCTCATGGGTAATGTCAACTTACTCGCACTGCTAATAACGATACTCTATATGGTCATCACCCTGATCTTTTCAAAACAGCTCCTTACCTTCATGGGTGGCAGCGGCGAATCCCTTGTCTTTGGTGACGCTTATTTCAGAGCAACAATCTGGGGCGCATTTTTCTGGATTTACGGTTTAGCAGGCAATATGATTGTTCGTGCCGAGGGCAAAATGAAATCAGCCGCTGTTATGATGGGTGCCGGATTAGTTATTAATGTTATCGCCAATTATATCCTGATGGGCGTATTCAATTTCGGTGTGGTCGGCGCTGCCTGGGGCACCAACATCGGGATGCTTGTTTATACGTTAATTGGCTGGTTTTACTTTGGCAAGGGTTTTTCAACTTTCAAAACAAAAATGCTGTCCTTAAGCTGGGATAAAGAGATTGGAACAACCATCATCCGCCTGGGTCTGCCTTCCCTGATTATGAGTTTTATGAGCCTTATTCAGGCTGTATTAGTTTTTAACGCATTGGCTAAATATGGTACCACTGCCGATATAGCCTTTTATGGGGTCGTATATCGTATTTTCACCTTCCTGATGACCCCTATTTTTGGATTAATGCGGGCTTTACAGCCGGTTATCGGGATCAATTATGGTGCCGGTCAATATGATCGGGTGATCAGTTCCTATAAAATTTTTGCGCTATCTGCGATGTTACTGACACTTCCATTTTGGATTATTTCTATGATCTCCCCTGAGTCAATCTTGGGACTGATGCTTGCCGATCAGGTGTTTGAAGTTACGCTACTTGGTTATTTCAGAATTTACATGGCCATCCTACCACCATTGTCGATTATCTTTATGGCGATGACCCTATTCCCTTCAATCGGCAAGGGAAAACCAGCCGCCTTAATCGGAATCGCCAGACAATTGGTTTTTTATGTTCCAGTCATGTTATTTTTACCGGGAATCGTCGGTGTCGCTGGTATCTATTACGGCTCTTTTGCCATTGACGTCGTGATTGTTGTCTGGACAGCTTTTATGGTTCGAAAAGAATTTAACTTATTGCGAACCCGCGCTCAGGAAGTCCGTTTAACGACATAA
- a CDS encoding TetR/AcrR family transcriptional regulator, translated as MCEKKQSTLDRIMAEGKKEFLDKGFKDASLRNIVKSAGVTTGAFYGYFPDKKALFEALVDPAVKGFKEQFIAVHKAFEQLPRDVKMRVAYDDSSPHQKELITYIYDHFDAFKLLISCAEGTAYDDFINSLVETEVAATLDFIRDTGCDALISGRASPEMLHILSSAYFAAVFEIVVHDMPKSAADNYIENIRIFFTAGWKSILYL; from the coding sequence ATGTGCGAAAAGAAACAATCCACTCTGGACAGAATCATGGCTGAAGGCAAGAAAGAATTCTTAGACAAAGGTTTTAAAGATGCTTCTCTGAGGAATATAGTAAAATCTGCCGGTGTGACAACTGGAGCCTTTTACGGCTATTTTCCCGATAAAAAAGCTTTATTTGAAGCGCTGGTTGATCCTGCTGTTAAAGGGTTTAAAGAACAGTTTATCGCCGTACACAAAGCATTTGAACAACTCCCCCGGGACGTTAAAATGCGAGTTGCTTATGATGACTCTTCACCCCATCAGAAAGAGCTCATCACCTATATCTATGATCATTTTGATGCTTTTAAACTGCTAATCAGTTGTGCTGAAGGCACTGCTTATGACGATTTCATAAACAGCCTGGTTGAAACTGAAGTCGCAGCCACCCTGGATTTTATCCGGGACACCGGTTGTGACGCCCTGATCTCTGGACGGGCCTCACCCGAAATGTTGCATATACTCTCGAGTGCCTACTTTGCTGCCGTTTTCGAAATCGTTGTTCATGACATGCCTAAATCAGCGGCCGACAATTATATTGAAAACATCCGGATTTTTTTTACTGCCGGATGGAAATCAATATTATATTTATAA
- a CDS encoding arginine deiminase encodes MVKNIRIESEIGKLKKVLVHRPGKELERIVPDSLKELLFEDIPWLARMQEEHDAFATILRKRGAEVLYVEDLLKDILKNTAVRENIIAEVIDKNPSSGNYIDGFLNEYLMSLDSNALGDALIAGVLQKELDHIDRHRVLTDYLKGPEPYAFYLNPVPNLYFMRDPAVAIHDGMCISAMATRTRKRESRYLAAIYEHHPIFKSCANKTFYQDTNFFSVEGGDVLILSPTAVAVGCSERTEVQGVEELAKNLFKAELGIKKVLAVKIPRNRAFMHLDTVFTMVDVDKFIVYPGILEQVETVIMTPGKADYLHYERKDSLIEALKSVLDLPAISLIESGGGNPVAAAREQWNDSTNTLAIAPGVIVAYTRNERSNEVLSQNGIEVIGIEASELVRGRGGPRCMTMPLYRDAF; translated from the coding sequence ATGGTTAAAAATATAAGAATAGAATCTGAAATTGGAAAGCTGAAAAAGGTCCTGGTTCACCGACCGGGAAAGGAACTAGAACGGATTGTTCCCGATTCCCTTAAGGAATTATTGTTTGAGGATATCCCCTGGCTGGCACGGATGCAGGAGGAGCACGATGCCTTTGCCACGATCCTTAGAAAACGTGGGGCCGAGGTGCTTTATGTCGAGGACTTATTAAAAGATATTTTAAAAAATACCGCGGTTCGGGAGAATATCATCGCTGAAGTCATCGACAAGAATCCCTCATCGGGAAACTACATTGATGGATTCTTAAATGAATACCTGATGTCCTTAGACAGCAATGCCCTGGGCGATGCCCTAATTGCCGGGGTGCTGCAAAAAGAACTTGACCATATCGATCGGCACCGGGTGCTGACTGATTATTTAAAAGGCCCGGAACCCTATGCTTTTTATTTAAATCCCGTGCCAAATTTGTATTTTATGCGCGATCCAGCTGTGGCTATTCATGATGGCATGTGCATTTCTGCCATGGCCACCCGGACTAGAAAACGTGAGAGTCGCTATTTAGCGGCTATTTATGAACATCATCCGATCTTTAAAAGTTGTGCAAATAAAACCTTTTACCAGGATACCAACTTCTTTTCAGTGGAAGGTGGCGATGTCCTGATTTTAAGCCCCACTGCAGTGGCGGTGGGGTGTAGTGAACGAACTGAGGTTCAGGGGGTTGAAGAACTGGCTAAAAACCTATTTAAGGCAGAGTTGGGCATAAAAAAGGTGTTGGCAGTAAAAATCCCTCGCAACCGGGCCTTTATGCATTTGGATACCGTCTTTACGATGGTAGACGTTGACAAGTTTATTGTCTACCCGGGGATACTTGAACAGGTGGAAACGGTCATTATGACCCCTGGCAAAGCGGATTATCTGCATTATGAACGAAAAGACAGTTTGATTGAGGCACTTAAGTCAGTGCTCGATTTGCCGGCCATTAGTCTCATTGAAAGTGGCGGCGGCAACCCGGTTGCCGCCGCCCGGGAACAATGGAATGACAGTACCAACACGCTGGCAATTGCCCCGGGTGTCATTGTTGCTTATACCCGAAATGAGCGCTCCAATGAGGTGCTCAGTCAAAATGGTATTGAAGTGATTGGTATTGAAGCATCTGAACTGGTACGGGGTCGGGGCGGTCCTCGCTGTATGACGATGCCCCTTTATCGGGACGCGTTTTAA
- the argF gene encoding ornithine carbamoyltransferase produces MNLKGRHLLTLKDFTPAEIQYLIDYSAKLKAKKKSGEVGTLLKGKNIVLIFEKTSTRTRCAFEVAAFDEGANVTFLTNSQMGKKESIEDTAIVLGRFYDGIEFRGFEQKTVETLAEYSGVPVWNGLTDLDHPTQILADMLTIQENFGSLKGKRLAYVGDARNNMGNALMIGCAKLGMHFVAVAPESLFPEEALVSEMKALCKTTGGTITLTADIKAGVKGADAIYTDVWVSMGEEDQMAKRIKLLSPYQVNMEMIKATGNNEVIFLHCLPAFHDQETSVAREVKEKFGLTEMEVTDEVFRSKHSKVFDEAENRMHTIKAVMVSSLVG; encoded by the coding sequence ATGAATTTAAAAGGTCGTCATTTATTGACATTAAAAGATTTTACCCCAGCTGAAATACAGTATCTCATTGATTATTCAGCTAAACTAAAAGCAAAGAAAAAATCAGGCGAGGTGGGCACCCTGCTAAAAGGTAAGAACATTGTTCTTATTTTTGAAAAAACTTCAACAAGAACCCGTTGCGCCTTTGAAGTGGCGGCTTTTGATGAAGGAGCTAATGTCACCTTTTTGACCAATAGTCAAATGGGCAAAAAAGAATCGATTGAGGATACCGCCATCGTTTTGGGACGTTTTTATGATGGTATTGAGTTTCGCGGCTTTGAACAAAAGACAGTGGAAACGCTGGCCGAATATTCCGGAGTGCCAGTTTGGAATGGCTTAACCGATTTAGATCATCCCACTCAAATTTTGGCCGATATGCTGACCATCCAGGAAAATTTCGGATCGCTTAAAGGAAAACGACTGGCTTATGTGGGAGATGCCAGGAATAATATGGGCAACGCTCTAATGATCGGTTGTGCCAAACTGGGAATGCATTTTGTGGCGGTGGCCCCTGAATCCCTGTTCCCGGAAGAAGCACTGGTGTCTGAAATGAAAGCACTTTGCAAAACAACCGGGGGAACCATTACCCTGACTGCCGATATTAAAGCCGGAGTTAAAGGTGCTGATGCCATCTATACTGATGTCTGGGTATCCATGGGTGAAGAAGATCAGATGGCTAAACGGATCAAGCTGTTATCACCATACCAGGTGAACATGGAAATGATTAAGGCGACTGGTAATAATGAGGTGATCTTTCTTCATTGTTTACCAGCCTTCCATGATCAGGAGACATCCGTCGCCCGGGAAGTTAAGGAAAAATTCGGGCTAACTGAAATGGAAGTTACTGATGAGGTCTTCCGCAGTAAGCATTCCAAGGTCTTTGATGAGGCTGAAAATCGGATGCATACGATCAAGGCTGTGATGGTGTCGTCTCTGGTTGGCTAA
- a CDS encoding phosphomannomutase/phosphoglucomutase, with translation MEIKDIRKLQNGSDVRGVALEGIAGEAVNFTQDMAMKIAFSFATWLEKKSGKAPLTFAVGRDSRLSGTHLAQAVALGLVSKGNKVYQCGIATTPAMFMTTIDPVIEADGAIMVTASHLPFNRNGLKFFTRDGGLDKADISEILALAETIETSFTPGGQAQDYDFLPSYSKNIVAFIREKTKTEQPLAGARIVVDAGNGAGGFFVDQVLKPLGADTSGSQYLEPDGHFPNHVPNPEDAVAIAHISKAVLDNQADLGIIFDTDVDRAAIIDEKGNAINRNGFIAFIASLLLADYPGSTIVTDSITSTGLTEYIESLGGKHHRFKRGYKNVINEAIRLNEEGIETHLAMETSGHGAIKENYFLDDGAYLVTMALIKFAELHQAGKPISSFLAGLKEPVEAEEIRYKIATENFKDYGQKVLADFERFAASQPGWTVVAPNYEGVRVSCDGTAGNGWCLLRMSLHDPIMPLNIESDTVGGCVIIETVLKEYLQKFEALV, from the coding sequence ATGGAGATTAAAGATATTAGAAAATTGCAAAATGGCTCCGATGTTCGGGGGGTGGCACTTGAAGGGATTGCCGGCGAAGCCGTTAATTTCACCCAGGACATGGCCATGAAAATAGCCTTTTCGTTTGCCACCTGGCTGGAAAAAAAATCAGGCAAAGCACCGCTGACCTTTGCGGTCGGAAGAGACAGCCGGCTGTCCGGAACCCACCTGGCGCAGGCCGTGGCTTTGGGTCTGGTCAGCAAGGGCAACAAGGTCTATCAATGCGGGATTGCCACCACCCCGGCGATGTTTATGACGACCATCGATCCGGTTATCGAGGCCGATGGGGCGATAATGGTAACCGCCAGTCATTTGCCTTTTAACCGAAATGGACTTAAGTTTTTCACCCGCGATGGCGGCCTTGACAAAGCCGATATCAGCGAGATTCTGGCACTGGCCGAAACGATTGAAACATCCTTCACGCCCGGCGGACAGGCACAGGACTATGATTTTTTACCGTCCTATTCTAAAAATATTGTCGCGTTTATCCGCGAAAAAACAAAAACGGAGCAACCGCTTGCCGGAGCCCGGATTGTGGTTGATGCCGGTAACGGAGCCGGCGGATTTTTTGTTGACCAGGTGTTAAAACCGCTGGGTGCCGATACCAGCGGCAGCCAGTATCTGGAGCCCGACGGCCATTTCCCCAACCACGTGCCCAACCCGGAAGATGCCGTGGCCATTGCCCATATCTCCAAGGCGGTATTGGACAACCAGGCCGATCTGGGGATCATCTTTGATACCGATGTGGATCGGGCGGCGATTATTGATGAAAAAGGGAATGCTATTAACCGCAATGGCTTTATTGCTTTTATTGCCAGTCTGCTTTTAGCGGATTATCCGGGGTCAACCATCGTTACGGATTCGATTACCTCCACCGGGTTAACAGAGTATATTGAGAGTCTTGGCGGGAAACATCATCGTTTTAAACGCGGTTATAAAAATGTCATCAACGAAGCGATCCGGTTAAATGAAGAAGGTATCGAAACCCATTTAGCCATGGAAACCAGCGGCCACGGCGCTATTAAAGAAAACTATTTTCTCGACGATGGCGCTTATCTGGTCACCATGGCGCTGATTAAGTTTGCCGAACTCCACCAGGCTGGCAAACCGATTAGCTCGTTTCTGGCAGGACTGAAAGAGCCGGTCGAAGCCGAAGAGATACGCTATAAAATAGCCACTGAGAATTTTAAAGATTATGGACAAAAGGTGCTGGCCGATTTTGAAAGATTTGCCGCCAGCCAACCCGGTTGGACCGTGGTAGCGCCTAATTATGAAGGGGTCCGGGTAAGCTGTGATGGAACGGCCGGTAACGGCTGGTGTCTACTGCGAATGTCTCTTCACGATCCGATTATGCCCCTTAATATCGAATCCGATACGGTCGGGGGCTGTGTGATCATTGAGACGGTTTTGAAAGAATACCTGCAAAAATTTGAAGCCTTAGTTTAA
- a CDS encoding Ig domain-containing protein, producing the protein MKKSIRKCFVGMLALLLSVGMVPTTVWAETTPNVRYRTHVENKGWQEFVSDGVLSGTTGENLRLEGIQIELENQVANLDVAYQTHIQNYGWEDQGDNTNWKKNGETSGTTGESLRLEAIQIKLTGDTADQFDIWYQVHAQNMGWLAWTKNGESAGTEGFGYRLEGIKIQILPAGSSAPSGTVDQDEPFYKKLIQSPHEAITYLKQLLAQLGMRVDEEYKYTGYCNKGFKLTAVNSPIQEQPYIVSPKGSLFNDFKQFYLYQAEGDETICYLATEDEARQYLDDYLIASEADVPEIIEFQGKFEQSCYRYYGYDEIDGQKTTIFMYDVFPGGNIYDNILHQYIYEYPVV; encoded by the coding sequence ATGAAAAAAAGTATTCGCAAATGTTTTGTCGGGATGTTAGCCTTATTGTTGAGTGTCGGGATGGTTCCGACAACTGTGTGGGCTGAAACGACTCCCAATGTCCGCTATCGGACCCACGTTGAAAATAAAGGCTGGCAAGAATTTGTTTCCGATGGCGTTCTCAGTGGGACAACCGGCGAAAACTTACGGTTAGAAGGCATACAAATCGAACTTGAAAATCAGGTCGCAAATCTTGACGTCGCTTATCAAACCCATATCCAGAATTATGGTTGGGAAGATCAAGGCGATAACACCAACTGGAAAAAGAACGGCGAAACAAGCGGAACCACCGGCGAAAGCTTACGGTTAGAAGCCATTCAAATTAAACTGACTGGCGATACTGCTGATCAATTTGATATCTGGTATCAGGTTCATGCTCAGAATATGGGTTGGCTTGCCTGGACTAAAAACGGCGAAAGTGCCGGCACCGAAGGATTTGGCTATCGCCTTGAAGGCATCAAAATTCAGATCCTGCCGGCCGGTTCAAGTGCCCCCAGTGGCACAGTGGATCAAGATGAACCGTTTTATAAAAAATTGATTCAAAGCCCGCATGAGGCGATTACCTATTTAAAACAATTGCTGGCTCAATTAGGGATGCGTGTAGATGAAGAATATAAATATACAGGGTATTGTAACAAAGGATTTAAATTAACTGCTGTTAATAGTCCTATTCAGGAACAACCTTACATTGTCTCTCCTAAAGGAAGTCTATTTAATGATTTTAAACAATTCTACTTATATCAAGCCGAAGGTGATGAAACGATCTGCTATCTGGCCACTGAAGACGAAGCTAGGCAGTATCTTGATGACTATCTAATCGCATCTGAAGCCGATGTTCCCGAAATCATCGAGTTTCAAGGAAAATTCGAGCAGAGCTGCTATAGGTATTATGGCTACGATGAAATTGACGGTCAAAAGACTACCATCTTCATGTATGATGTTTTCCCCGGTGGCAATATTTACGACAATATTTTACACCAATACATCTATGAATACCCGGTCGTTTAA
- a CDS encoding ABC transporter ATP-binding protein: protein MIQLSQINFTYENSEGGGCLHDLNLTINRGEVILLCGGSGCGKTTLTRLINGLIPHFYSGQLSGEVLVNGKNVSQIPLYDTAELVGSVFQNPRSQFFNVDTTSELAFGCENMGLAADEIGRRIDDVSRDLCLDMLLERSIFALSGGQKQKIACGSVAALEPEIIVLDEPSSNLDAKATRELQSLIALWKSQGKTIVIAEHRLHYLQELADRVVLMDKGRIIKIYPGTSFSLLPKAELERMGLRILKLKSLYGTPLAVRPAFKSTFSICDFNYAYRHCDPCLKIANACLPKGAVIAVIGENGCGKTTFARCLCGLENKCSGTLNISGCDLKSRDRLKNCFMVMQDVNHQLFSESVLDELLISMNEENEAEALKILESLDLSELKDLHPMSLSGGQKQRVAIACAVASCRPFILFDEPTSGLDLKHMQQVATNIQQLSDLGKTQFVITHDPELILAACTHVLHLDDGDIKKIYPLDDGGVTEMLSFFIADDGLSSRVSDGSGLYPGVELLQPADWADCPVRYCPFRPRTDLDGAAQQTQFNGPRQLPGGNGRRGD from the coding sequence ATGATCCAATTAAGCCAAATCAATTTCACCTATGAAAACAGCGAGGGCGGTGGTTGCCTTCATGATCTTAATTTAACCATCAATCGGGGGGAAGTCATTTTACTGTGTGGCGGCTCCGGTTGTGGCAAAACCACCTTGACCCGTTTGATCAACGGTCTGATTCCCCACTTTTACAGCGGCCAGCTTTCCGGCGAGGTTTTAGTAAACGGCAAGAATGTTTCACAAATTCCCCTCTATGATACTGCTGAGCTGGTTGGTTCCGTTTTTCAAAATCCCCGAAGTCAGTTTTTTAATGTCGATACTACCAGTGAGTTGGCTTTTGGCTGTGAAAATATGGGCTTAGCAGCTGATGAAATCGGTCGCCGAATTGACGATGTTTCCCGGGATTTATGTCTTGATATGTTGCTGGAGCGGAGTATTTTTGCCTTGTCCGGTGGTCAGAAACAAAAGATCGCCTGTGGCTCGGTGGCGGCCCTGGAGCCTGAAATAATCGTACTTGATGAACCCTCTTCCAATCTGGACGCGAAAGCTACCCGGGAACTCCAATCCTTAATTGCGCTATGGAAATCCCAGGGGAAAACCATCGTCATCGCTGAACACCGACTTCACTATTTGCAGGAGCTGGCCGATCGCGTTGTTTTGATGGATAAGGGGCGGATTATCAAAATCTATCCCGGCACGTCCTTTTCACTTTTGCCCAAAGCCGAACTGGAGCGGATGGGGCTGCGGATTCTAAAGCTTAAATCATTGTATGGGACACCCTTGGCTGTTCGTCCCGCTTTTAAGAGCACTTTTTCGATCTGTGATTTTAATTATGCCTATCGCCATTGTGATCCATGCCTGAAAATTGCCAACGCCTGTCTGCCCAAGGGTGCTGTTATTGCAGTAATTGGCGAAAACGGCTGCGGGAAAACCACCTTTGCCCGATGCCTATGCGGACTCGAAAATAAGTGTTCCGGTACCCTTAACATCAGCGGCTGTGATCTAAAGTCTCGGGATCGTCTAAAAAACTGCTTTATGGTGATGCAGGATGTCAACCATCAGCTGTTTTCCGAAAGTGTTCTGGATGAGCTGCTGATTTCCATGAACGAAGAAAACGAAGCCGAAGCCCTAAAAATCCTGGAGAGCCTTGATCTGTCTGAGCTCAAAGACCTGCACCCGATGTCTCTTTCAGGCGGACAAAAGCAACGGGTTGCGATTGCCTGTGCTGTCGCTTCCTGCCGTCCCTTTATCCTTTTTGATGAACCCACCAGCGGTTTGGATTTAAAACATATGCAGCAGGTGGCAACTAATATCCAGCAACTTTCGGATCTGGGGAAAACTCAGTTTGTTATCACCCATGATCCCGAACTGATTCTGGCGGCTTGCACCCACGTTCTCCACCTGGATGATGGCGATATTAAGAAAATTTACCCTCTGGATGATGGCGGTGTCACTGAAATGCTATCTTTCTTTATTGCCGATGATGGCCTTTCTAGTAGGGTATCTGATGGTTCTGGTCTTTATCCTGGCGTTGAGCTTTTACAGCCTGCCGATTGGGCTGATTGCCCTGTCCGGTATTGCCCTTTCCGACCTCGCACTGATCTGGATGGGGCAGCGCAGCAAACGCAATTCAACGGTCCACGCCAGCTCCCAGGAGGAAATGGTCGGCGCGGTGATTGA
- a CDS encoding energy-coupling factor transporter transmembrane component T produces the protein MFPLFLLLAERQYRPAIFYFIFIALAMSAEIFLVTQTQGLLNLVLVIGSGLLSRLIPPLVMGYYLVTTTKISEFVAAMERMHLPPQIIIPFSVMLRFFPTVAEENAAISDAMRMRGIRFDGKNIGAMLEYRVVPVLMCTVKIGEELSAAALTRGLGKPIKRTNICRVGFGLIDWILIAVTLTLFFAWILL, from the coding sequence TTGTTTCCGCTGTTTCTACTCCTTGCTGAGCGTCAGTATCGGCCAGCTATTTTTTATTTTATTTTTATTGCCCTGGCCATGAGTGCTGAGATCTTTCTGGTCACTCAGACCCAGGGGCTTTTAAATCTCGTTTTGGTCATTGGTTCCGGCCTGCTGTCCCGGTTGATTCCACCATTAGTGATGGGCTATTATCTGGTTACCACCACCAAGATCAGCGAATTCGTAGCGGCCATGGAACGCATGCATCTACCGCCCCAGATCATTATTCCTTTTTCGGTGATGCTTCGCTTTTTTCCCACTGTGGCTGAAGAAAATGCCGCCATTTCTGACGCCATGCGGATGCGGGGAATTCGTTTTGACGGCAAAAATATTGGTGCCATGTTGGAGTACCGGGTTGTTCCCGTACTGATGTGCACCGTAAAAATTGGTGAAGAACTGTCTGCCGCTGCCCTGACCCGGGGACTGGGGAAGCCGATTAAACGAACCAATATCTGCCGGGTCGGGTTTGGTCTCATCGACTGGATTTTAATTGCCGTAACCCTGACTTTGTTTTTTGCCTGGATTCTTTTATAA
- a CDS encoding MptD family putative ECF transporter S component — MNNKLQAKDLINVGIFTAIYFVVFFVTGMVGYIPVLMLAIPFLCPMVAGIPFMLFLTRVNKFGMVTIMGTILSLLMMLTGHPWIGVPFGVAFSLIADVILKSGNFTDWGKIRIGYVVFSEWLIALFIPIFFMRDSYFVTIREGYGDYYTDTLMAITPTWVFFLMIVFIALGALAGAYLGKAILKKHFKRAGIA, encoded by the coding sequence ATGAACAACAAACTGCAAGCCAAGGATTTAATTAATGTCGGTATTTTTACAGCAATTTATTTTGTAGTTTTCTTTGTCACCGGTATGGTCGGTTATATTCCCGTTTTAATGCTGGCGATCCCCTTTCTTTGCCCGATGGTTGCCGGGATACCCTTTATGCTTTTTCTGACCCGAGTTAATAAATTCGGGATGGTCACCATTATGGGTACTATCCTAAGTCTGCTGATGATGCTCACCGGCCATCCCTGGATTGGTGTTCCCTTTGGGGTGGCTTTCTCACTAATCGCCGATGTGATACTCAAATCCGGCAATTTTACCGATTGGGGGAAGATCCGCATCGGTTACGTGGTTTTTAGTGAGTGGTTAATCGCTCTATTCATTCCGATATTTTTTATGCGGGACAGTTATTTTGTAACCATTCGCGAAGGTTATGGGGATTACTACACTGATACGCTGATGGCCATTACCCCAACCTGGGTTTTCTTTCTGATGATCGTGTTCATCGCCCTGGGCGCATTAGCTGGGGCCTATCTGGGCAAAGCGATCCTGAAAAAACATTTTAAACGGGCCGGTATTGCCTGA